A portion of the Streptomyces sp. YPW6 genome contains these proteins:
- a CDS encoding glycosyltransferase family 4 protein, which yields MTRRPARSPRFDATIVLTYYLPYTSGLTEVARTVAEGLAARGRRVAVVACRHDPGHRARETVNGVEVFRAPVAARFGRGVISPGFAPLAGRIARASRVVNLHLPMLEAGLVARLAGDTPVVATHHDDVWLAGGVLAPLQVKAVDASVAGALRRSAAVVVNNVDHAEHSRHWPLMRERRLLSIAPPCREREPAPAAFRETAGPHIGFLGRIAPEKGLHHLVDAFRTIPDPDARLLIAGDYSKVAGGSVVGALRTRAGDDPRIRFTGFLRDDQVAGFYASLDAFALPSVAEESFGISQAEAMMLGVPSVASDAPGMRVPVTETGFGRLFPPGDAPALAQALREVAAYPPKRRAEGGRDARARYGTDNCLDAYDALFRDTGALRGAQGARA from the coding sequence ATGACCCGGCGCCCCGCGCGCTCGCCGCGCTTCGACGCGACGATCGTGCTCACCTACTACCTCCCGTACACCAGCGGCCTCACCGAGGTGGCCCGCACGGTCGCCGAAGGGCTGGCCGCGCGGGGCCGCCGGGTCGCCGTCGTCGCGTGCCGCCACGACCCCGGGCACCGGGCGAGGGAGACCGTGAACGGCGTCGAGGTGTTCCGCGCCCCGGTCGCCGCCCGGTTCGGACGCGGCGTGATCAGCCCCGGGTTCGCCCCGCTGGCCGGACGGATCGCCCGCGCCTCCCGGGTCGTCAACCTCCATCTGCCGATGCTGGAGGCCGGGCTCGTGGCACGGCTCGCCGGGGACACCCCGGTCGTCGCCACCCACCACGACGACGTCTGGCTGGCGGGCGGCGTGCTCGCCCCGCTTCAGGTGAAGGCCGTCGACGCCTCGGTCGCCGGGGCGCTGCGCCGCTCGGCCGCCGTCGTCGTCAACAACGTGGACCACGCGGAGCATTCACGCCACTGGCCCCTGATGCGCGAGCGCCGTCTGCTCTCCATCGCCCCGCCCTGCCGGGAGCGCGAGCCCGCGCCCGCCGCCTTCCGCGAGACGGCGGGCCCGCACATCGGCTTCCTCGGCCGGATCGCCCCCGAGAAGGGACTGCACCACCTGGTCGACGCCTTCCGGACGATCCCGGACCCCGACGCCCGGCTGCTGATCGCGGGTGACTACTCCAAGGTGGCCGGCGGCAGCGTCGTGGGGGCGCTGCGCACCCGTGCCGGGGACGACCCCCGCATCCGGTTCACCGGCTTCCTCCGTGACGACCAGGTGGCGGGCTTCTACGCCTCGCTGGACGCCTTCGCCCTGCCGTCCGTCGCCGAGGAGTCCTTCGGCATCTCCCAGGCCGAGGCGATGATGCTCGGTGTCCCCTCGGTGGCGAGCGACGCCCCGGGCATGCGCGTCCCGGTGACGGAGACGGGTTTCGGCCGTCTCTTCCCGCCCGGCGACGCCCCCGCCCTCGCCCAGGCTCTGCGTGAGGTGGCCGCGTACCCGCCGAAGCGCCGCGCCGAGGGCGGCCGCGACGCCCGCGCCCGGTACGGGACGGACAACTGCCTGGACGCCTACGACGCCCTGTTCCGGGACACCGGGGCGCTCCGGGGCGCTCAGGGAGCCCGCGCGTGA
- a CDS encoding sugar ABC transporter substrate-binding protein, protein MKRKLIAAIGVAGMLVSVAACGSDDGNASSDPKDRKETLTVWLMGEAQSTWPELVKDVNAEFNEKYPGVTVKVQYQQWADKVKKLDTSLGGDKFPDVVELGNTETMQYILNGALGEIDPKKYENSDTWIKGLKDTCSFEGKTYCVPYYASARLAVYNKDMLKAGTGSDALPQTEDEFLAAMDKVDAELGKKDKRASSLYYPGRYWYAAMSYVAAYGGQIATYDEGSKEWKAALSTPEAQKGLQHFVDLVKKYNKADVTKDEQDHANVMANEKAAVIYGQAWEAGSVTTGENGNPKLEGKIATAGMPGPEGKALPSFIGGSDLATISKSKVQDLGQEWISLFTNAKSMEVLASKNILPNNEKQLEPLKAKPETAAIANAVPDAWFTPIAPGWASIEKEEILQNMLLDIVKGESVADAAKKADEKINELINKEA, encoded by the coding sequence GTGAAGCGCAAGCTCATCGCGGCGATCGGCGTCGCGGGTATGTTGGTTTCGGTTGCGGCGTGTGGTTCGGATGACGGGAATGCGTCCTCCGACCCGAAGGACCGCAAGGAAACCCTGACCGTCTGGCTCATGGGCGAGGCCCAGTCCACCTGGCCGGAGCTGGTCAAGGACGTCAACGCCGAGTTCAACGAGAAGTACCCGGGCGTCACCGTCAAGGTTCAGTACCAGCAGTGGGCCGACAAGGTCAAGAAGCTGGACACCTCCCTCGGTGGCGACAAATTCCCGGATGTCGTCGAACTCGGCAACACCGAGACCATGCAGTACATCCTCAATGGTGCGCTCGGAGAAATCGACCCCAAGAAGTACGAGAACTCGGACACCTGGATCAAGGGTCTGAAGGACACGTGCTCCTTCGAGGGCAAGACCTACTGCGTTCCTTACTACGCCAGCGCCCGTCTGGCCGTGTACAACAAGGACATGCTGAAGGCCGGCACCGGCAGCGACGCCCTCCCGCAGACCGAGGACGAGTTCCTCGCCGCGATGGACAAGGTCGACGCCGAGCTGGGCAAGAAGGACAAGCGCGCCTCCTCGCTCTACTACCCGGGCCGCTACTGGTACGCCGCGATGTCCTACGTCGCCGCCTACGGTGGCCAGATAGCCACGTACGACGAGGGCAGCAAGGAGTGGAAGGCCGCCCTGTCCACCCCGGAGGCGCAGAAGGGCCTCCAGCACTTCGTCGACCTGGTCAAGAAGTACAACAAGGCCGACGTGACGAAGGACGAGCAGGACCACGCCAACGTCATGGCCAACGAGAAGGCCGCCGTGATCTACGGCCAGGCCTGGGAGGCCGGCAGCGTCACCACCGGTGAGAACGGCAACCCGAAGCTCGAGGGCAAGATCGCCACGGCCGGTATGCCCGGCCCCGAGGGCAAGGCCCTCCCGTCCTTCATCGGCGGCTCGGACCTCGCGACGATCTCCAAGTCCAAGGTCCAGGACCTCGGCCAGGAGTGGATCTCCCTCTTCACCAACGCGAAGTCCATGGAGGTCCTCGCGTCGAAGAACATCCTCCCCAACAACGAGAAGCAGCTTGAGCCGCTGAAGGCCAAGCCGGAGACCGCCGCCATCGCCAACGCGGTGCCGGACGCCTGGTTCACGCCGATCGCGCCGGGCTGGGCCTCCATCGAGAAGGAGGAGATCCTCCAGAACATGCTCCTCGACATCGTCAAGGGCGAGTCCGTCGCCGACGCCGCCAAGAAGGCCGACGAGAAGATCAACGAGCTGATCAACAAGGAAGCCTGA
- a CDS encoding GntR family transcriptional regulator produces the protein MSADGGSTGSETGSGTRTARVPKYYRLKRHLLDMTDTLPPGTPVPPERTLAAEFDTSRTTVRQALQELVVEGRLERIQGKGTFVAKPKVSQALQLTSYTEDMRAQGLEPTSQLLDIGYVTADDTLAGLLDISTGGRVLRIERLRLASGEPMAIETTHLSAKRFPALRRSLVKYTSLYTALAEVYDVRLAEAEETIETSLATPREAGLLGTDVGLPMLMLSRHSLDGQGEPVEWVRSVYRGDRYKFVARLKRPAD, from the coding sequence ATGAGTGCCGACGGGGGCAGTACGGGGAGCGAGACCGGTAGCGGTACGCGCACGGCGCGCGTGCCGAAGTACTACCGGCTCAAGCGGCATCTCCTCGACATGACGGACACCCTGCCCCCGGGCACCCCGGTGCCGCCCGAACGCACCCTGGCCGCCGAGTTCGACACCTCGCGCACCACCGTGCGCCAGGCGCTCCAGGAGCTGGTCGTCGAGGGACGGCTGGAACGCATCCAGGGCAAGGGCACCTTCGTCGCCAAGCCGAAGGTCTCCCAGGCCCTCCAGCTCACCTCGTACACCGAGGACATGCGTGCCCAGGGACTGGAGCCGACGTCCCAGCTGCTGGACATCGGCTACGTCACGGCGGACGACACGCTCGCCGGCCTGCTGGACATCTCGACGGGCGGCCGGGTGCTGCGCATCGAGCGGCTGCGGCTCGCCAGCGGCGAGCCGATGGCGATCGAGACCACGCATCTTTCGGCCAAACGCTTCCCGGCGCTGCGCCGTTCGCTGGTGAAGTACACCTCGCTCTACACCGCGCTCGCCGAGGTGTACGACGTCCGCCTCGCCGAGGCGGAGGAGACCATCGAGACCTCGCTGGCAACGCCCCGGGAAGCGGGGCTGCTGGGCACCGACGTGGGTCTGCCGATGCTGATGCTGTCCCGCCATTCCCTGGACGGCCAGGGCGAACCGGTGGAGTGGGTGCGCTCGGTCTACCGGGGGGACCGCTACAAGTTCGTGGCGCGCCTCAAGCGGCCGGCGGACTGA
- a CDS encoding carbohydrate ABC transporter permease — translation MSSTTQTTQALRPDRKKTRLHFDLLGLGIALVMVFPVYWLVISALRPNREIRSYDQTLWPTSITFDNFVRATEQPNFTTAIQSSLIVAVTAVVGGMIIATLAALAIGRFRFFGRKALVLIMILVQMLPPTAMLIPIYAQLNAMGGIDEYWGLIVVYLVSTLPFATIMIRGFVVNIPVELEESAMVDGCTRFQAFRRVIFPLLAPGLAAASIFALVNAWNEYLFAYILINDNSKYTLNVWLMTFTTERGTDYGALMAASTMIAIPVVVFFMIIQKKMAAGLTSGAVKG, via the coding sequence ATGAGCAGCACGACCCAGACGACACAGGCGCTGCGGCCCGACCGCAAGAAGACCCGGCTCCACTTCGACCTGCTCGGCCTCGGCATCGCCCTGGTCATGGTCTTCCCGGTCTACTGGCTGGTCATCAGCGCCCTGCGGCCCAACCGGGAGATCCGCAGCTACGACCAGACGCTCTGGCCCACGTCGATCACCTTCGACAACTTCGTCCGGGCCACCGAGCAGCCGAACTTCACCACCGCCATCCAGTCCAGCCTGATCGTCGCGGTCACCGCGGTGGTCGGCGGCATGATCATCGCGACCCTGGCGGCCCTGGCGATCGGCCGGTTCCGGTTCTTCGGCCGCAAGGCCCTGGTCCTGATCATGATCCTGGTCCAGATGCTGCCGCCGACGGCGATGCTCATCCCCATCTACGCCCAGCTCAACGCGATGGGCGGGATCGACGAGTACTGGGGCCTGATCGTCGTCTACCTCGTCTCCACCCTGCCCTTCGCCACCATCATGATCCGCGGCTTCGTCGTGAACATCCCGGTGGAGCTGGAGGAGTCCGCGATGGTGGACGGCTGCACCCGCTTCCAGGCCTTCCGCCGGGTGATCTTCCCGCTGCTCGCCCCCGGGCTCGCCGCCGCGTCGATCTTCGCCCTGGTGAACGCCTGGAACGAGTACCTCTTCGCGTACATCCTGATCAACGACAACTCCAAGTACACGCTGAACGTCTGGCTGATGACGTTCACGACCGAGCGCGGAACGGACTACGGCGCCCTCATGGCCGCATCGACCATGATCGCCATCCCCGTCGTCGTGTTCTTCATGATCATCCAGAAGAAGATGGCCGCAGGCCTGACTTCCGGCGCCGTGAAGGGATAG
- a CDS encoding glycoside hydrolase family 3 protein, translating into MTTLVSTTDTVTRDALAVLQPGFTGTTAPDWLLRRIGEGLTSVGLFGRNITSPEQLTALTARLRAERDDFLVAIDEEGGDVTRLEVTHGSSFPGNFALGTVDDVHLTRAVAQELGRRLADCGVNLNWAPSADVNSNPDNPVIGVRSFGADTRLAARHTAAYIEGLQAAGVAACTKHFPGHGDTAVDSHLAMPRIDVDLDTLHARELVPFRAAIAAGSKSVMSAHILLPALDPDRPATVSPQILTGLLRQELGYDGLIVTDAVEMDAIAGAYGIERGSVLALAAGADAICVGGGLADEETVLRLRDALVAAVRSGELTEERLADAAARVRALASWTQRVRGDIRGPGAAVQEGTAPGTGVSSDIGLIAARRAARVTGSGDPLTEAAYVASFDAEANIAVGDETPWGIAAELERILPGTGTDTYTVESAAPADAILAAAGERRVVAVVRDEHRHAWMGAALDALLAARPDTIVVEMGLPQSEPRGALYLATHGAARVCGVAAAEALTGTKS; encoded by the coding sequence ATGACCACCCTCGTTTCCACCACCGACACCGTGACGCGCGACGCGCTCGCCGTGCTCCAGCCCGGATTCACCGGCACCACCGCGCCGGACTGGCTGCTGCGCCGCATCGGTGAGGGCCTCACCTCCGTGGGCCTGTTCGGCCGCAACATCACCTCGCCGGAGCAGCTCACCGCGCTCACCGCGCGGCTGCGCGCCGAGCGGGACGACTTCCTCGTCGCCATCGACGAGGAGGGCGGTGACGTGACCCGGCTGGAGGTCACGCACGGTTCCTCGTTCCCCGGCAACTTCGCGCTCGGCACGGTGGACGACGTCCACCTCACCCGGGCCGTCGCCCAGGAGCTCGGCCGCCGGCTCGCCGACTGCGGCGTCAACCTCAACTGGGCGCCGTCCGCCGACGTCAACTCCAACCCGGACAACCCGGTCATCGGCGTACGCTCCTTCGGCGCCGACACCCGTCTGGCCGCCCGGCACACCGCCGCGTACATCGAAGGGCTCCAGGCCGCCGGCGTCGCCGCCTGCACCAAGCACTTCCCCGGACACGGCGACACCGCGGTCGACTCTCACCTCGCGATGCCCCGCATCGACGTGGACCTGGACACCCTGCACGCCCGTGAGCTGGTGCCTTTCCGGGCGGCCATCGCGGCGGGTTCCAAATCGGTGATGAGCGCGCATATCCTGCTTCCCGCGCTCGACCCGGACCGCCCGGCGACCGTGAGCCCGCAGATCCTCACCGGCCTGCTGCGCCAGGAGCTGGGCTACGACGGCCTGATCGTCACCGACGCCGTGGAGATGGACGCCATCGCCGGTGCGTACGGCATCGAGCGCGGGTCCGTCCTCGCCCTCGCGGCGGGCGCCGACGCCATCTGTGTGGGCGGCGGCCTGGCCGACGAGGAGACGGTGCTGCGGCTGCGTGACGCCCTCGTCGCGGCCGTGCGCAGCGGGGAACTGACCGAGGAGCGGCTCGCCGACGCGGCCGCCCGTGTACGAGCCCTGGCGTCCTGGACGCAGAGGGTTCGGGGGGACATCCGGGGGCCGGGCGCGGCAGTGCAGGAGGGGACCGCGCCCGGCACCGGAGTCAGCTCCGACATCGGTCTGATCGCCGCCCGCCGCGCGGCCCGGGTGACCGGCTCCGGCGACCCGCTGACCGAGGCGGCGTACGTGGCCTCGTTCGACGCGGAGGCGAACATCGCGGTCGGCGACGAGACCCCGTGGGGCATCGCCGCCGAGCTGGAGCGGATCCTGCCCGGCACCGGCACGGACACCTACACCGTCGAGAGCGCCGCTCCGGCGGACGCGATCCTGGCGGCGGCGGGGGAGCGGCGCGTCGTCGCCGTGGTCCGCGACGAGCACCGGCACGCCTGGATGGGCGCGGCGCTCGACGCCCTGCTGGCGGCCCGCCCGGACACGATCGTGGTCGAGATGGGTCTGCCCCAGTCGGAGCCCCGGGGCGCGCTGTACCTGGCCACCCACGGCGCGGCACGGGTCTGCGGCGTGGCGGCGGCGGAGGCGCTGACGGGCACGAAGTCCTGA
- a CDS encoding aldo/keto reductase — MRYRYLGKTGLRVSELCLGAMTFGREADETTSHALLDRFTEAGGTFVDTADIYSAGASEEILGRWLKRQRRDDVVIATKVRYGTGEGPNDRGLGRNHLIAGVESSLRRLGTDHIDLYQVHAWDPGTPLEETLATLDALVTSGKVRYIGASNFSGWQLQKAVDLSRANGWEPFTALQPLYNLLDRSAEWELLEVSRNEGLGVIPWSPLRGGWLSGAIRRGTQQPPAGTRVETAERLGWGESWSAYEGDQRTWRVLDALHEVAGRTGLAVPVVALAWLLGRPGVTAPIVGARTPEQLETNLGAADLDLDPADAALLTGASDQVLPYPYSVIETDPELR, encoded by the coding sequence ATGCGCTACCGCTACCTCGGCAAGACCGGCCTGCGGGTCAGTGAACTCTGCCTGGGCGCCATGACGTTCGGCCGGGAGGCCGACGAGACGACCAGCCACGCGCTGCTGGACCGCTTCACCGAGGCGGGCGGCACCTTCGTGGACACCGCCGACATCTACTCCGCCGGGGCCTCCGAGGAGATCCTCGGCCGCTGGCTGAAGAGACAGCGCCGCGACGACGTGGTGATCGCCACCAAGGTGCGCTACGGCACGGGGGAGGGCCCCAACGACCGCGGCCTGGGCCGCAACCACCTGATCGCCGGGGTCGAGTCGAGCCTGCGCCGGCTGGGCACCGACCACATCGACCTCTACCAGGTGCACGCCTGGGACCCCGGCACCCCGCTGGAGGAGACCCTCGCCACCCTGGACGCCCTGGTCACCTCCGGCAAGGTGCGCTACATCGGGGCCAGCAACTTCTCCGGCTGGCAGCTCCAGAAGGCCGTCGACCTCAGCCGGGCGAACGGCTGGGAGCCCTTCACCGCCCTCCAGCCGCTCTACAACCTCCTGGACCGCTCCGCCGAGTGGGAGCTGCTGGAGGTCAGCCGCAACGAGGGCCTCGGCGTCATCCCCTGGAGCCCGCTGCGCGGCGGCTGGCTGAGCGGCGCCATCCGGCGCGGTACGCAACAGCCGCCCGCGGGCACCCGTGTGGAGACCGCCGAACGGCTCGGCTGGGGCGAGTCGTGGAGCGCCTACGAGGGGGACCAGCGCACCTGGCGGGTGCTGGACGCCCTGCACGAGGTCGCCGGGCGCACGGGCCTCGCGGTCCCGGTGGTGGCCCTCGCCTGGCTGCTCGGCCGCCCCGGGGTCACCGCCCCGATCGTGGGCGCGCGCACCCCGGAGCAGCTGGAGACCAACCTGGGCGCCGCGGACCTGGACCTCGACCCGGCCGACGCGGCCCTGCTGACCGGGGCGAGCGACCAGGTGCTCCCGTACCCGTACAGCGTGATCGAGACGGACCCCGAGCTGCGCTGA
- a CDS encoding endonuclease/exonuclease/phosphatase family protein, whose translation MTGTPVVDNAAPAQRDAPEAYPPGRAAQDRRWPGRLLIAVAVLWALFVAARALLSGRWWAWNGLGLAPPVLHLLFPLALLIPAALIRHGRRAAVGVVLVSLLLGSWQTGLHPGALLRGQPAVPPGALKVVNWNTFFWDQDADTDAFYAYLKSRSADVYLLQEYQNARGDEPAPIDDLARIRREFPGFHIATEGEFLTLSRFPITSVRALRPDGLAPPDTAWADYWNIRVLRTDIDVDGETLSLYNTHLPDLLNVDRNPLTAAYHRSVRQLSDRRDRHFRALRDDLDANGHPVVLAGDLNVLPGTGDLRWFEGLRDAADAGDSVYPATFPVSGPALWRLDWAFVSPRIDLHRQSVQDPPAALSTHRLIELRLSLPTSGATAPATEKDRP comes from the coding sequence GTGACGGGGACCCCGGTGGTGGACAACGCCGCCCCCGCGCAGCGGGACGCGCCCGAGGCGTACCCACCCGGGCGGGCGGCGCAGGACCGCCGGTGGCCCGGCCGGCTGCTGATCGCCGTCGCCGTCCTGTGGGCCCTGTTCGTCGCCGCCCGCGCGCTCCTCAGCGGCCGGTGGTGGGCGTGGAACGGCCTCGGCCTCGCCCCGCCCGTCCTCCATCTCCTCTTCCCGCTCGCCCTGCTGATCCCGGCCGCCCTGATCCGGCACGGCCGCCGGGCCGCCGTGGGCGTCGTCCTGGTCTCCCTGCTGCTGGGCTCCTGGCAGACCGGGCTGCACCCCGGGGCGCTGCTGCGCGGACAGCCCGCCGTGCCTCCGGGCGCCCTGAAGGTGGTCAACTGGAACACCTTCTTCTGGGACCAGGACGCCGACACCGACGCGTTCTACGCCTACCTGAAGTCCCGGTCCGCGGACGTCTACCTCCTCCAGGAGTACCAGAACGCCCGGGGCGACGAACCCGCACCGATCGACGATCTGGCGCGGATCCGGCGGGAGTTCCCCGGCTTCCACATCGCCACCGAGGGGGAGTTCCTCACGCTGTCCCGCTTCCCGATCACCTCGGTGCGGGCGCTGCGCCCCGACGGTCTCGCCCCGCCCGACACCGCCTGGGCCGACTACTGGAACATCCGCGTCCTGCGCACCGACATCGACGTGGACGGCGAGACCCTCTCGCTCTACAACACACACCTGCCCGACCTGCTGAACGTCGACCGCAACCCCCTGACCGCCGCCTACCACCGCTCCGTACGGCAGCTCTCCGACCGCCGCGACCGCCACTTCCGGGCCCTGCGCGACGATCTCGACGCCAACGGCCACCCGGTGGTCCTCGCCGGGGACCTCAACGTGCTGCCGGGCACCGGGGACCTGCGCTGGTTCGAGGGGCTGCGGGACGCCGCCGACGCCGGGGACTCGGTGTACCCGGCGACGTTCCCGGTGAGCGGTCCGGCGCTCTGGCGGCTCGACTGGGCGTTCGTCTCGCCACGCATCGACCTGCACCGGCAGTCCGTCCAGGACCCGCCCGCCGCGCTCTCCACCCACCGGCTCATCGAACTGCGCCTCTCCCTGCCCACGTCCGGGGCCACCGCCCCCGCCACCGAGAAGGACCGGCCATGA
- a CDS encoding endonuclease/exonuclease/phosphatase family protein: protein MTEPEPLAAAAVGTGGWPLWAAAAWAVFLAAHLALNGRWWLWLLPSLLPPPLFVAVPALLLALAGAARDPAAGALAGVSLLLGARQSGLVPGALVRRAHRPPPDGAVRIVSWNTQHWCQSTDPEPFYAFLRGLDADVYLLQEYHHDRFNGTYRLIDDERRLRATFPGHEAVIARGLITLSRLPVAATVETAARRTLRVDLEMPDDGRILATFNVHIPVQLRLISPLRADFYRAVRSRAADREKEYRGLLADVADCPHPALIAGDFNTTAAIGDARRIARLGADAVALAGKFCPVSWQARPGLRWWRLDWVLGTPGARVHSYRFRDPRGLSDHCVQEVSVSLAEPDPRPPAGLRVHHHDEGTHHALPLPRQDRPAGQ, encoded by the coding sequence GTGACGGAGCCGGAACCCCTGGCCGCCGCGGCCGTCGGCACCGGGGGATGGCCCCTGTGGGCGGCGGCCGCCTGGGCCGTGTTCCTCGCCGCCCACCTCGCCCTGAACGGCCGCTGGTGGCTGTGGCTGCTGCCCTCGCTGCTGCCGCCGCCGCTGTTCGTCGCGGTGCCCGCGCTGCTCCTGGCTCTCGCCGGGGCGGCGCGGGACCCCGCGGCCGGAGCGCTGGCGGGCGTGTCCCTGCTGCTCGGGGCCCGGCAGTCCGGTCTGGTGCCGGGCGCGCTGGTCCGAAGAGCACACCGCCCGCCGCCGGACGGGGCGGTGCGCATCGTCTCCTGGAACACCCAGCACTGGTGCCAGAGCACCGACCCCGAGCCGTTCTACGCCTTTCTGCGCGGGCTCGACGCCGACGTCTACCTCCTCCAGGAGTACCACCACGACCGGTTCAACGGCACCTACCGGCTGATCGACGACGAGCGGCGGCTGCGCGCGACCTTCCCCGGCCACGAGGCCGTCATCGCCCGGGGCCTGATCACCCTGTCCCGGCTGCCGGTCGCCGCGACCGTCGAGACGGCGGCCCGCCGGACCCTGCGGGTCGACCTGGAGATGCCGGACGACGGTCGGATTCTCGCCACGTTCAACGTCCACATCCCGGTACAGCTGCGGCTGATCAGCCCGTTGCGCGCAGACTTCTACCGCGCGGTCCGGTCCCGGGCCGCCGACCGGGAGAAGGAGTACCGGGGGCTCCTGGCGGACGTCGCCGACTGCCCTCACCCGGCCCTGATCGCCGGGGACTTCAACACGACCGCCGCGATCGGGGACGCCCGCCGCATCGCCCGCCTGGGCGCCGATGCCGTCGCCCTGGCCGGGAAGTTCTGCCCCGTCTCCTGGCAGGCACGTCCGGGCCTGCGCTGGTGGCGGCTGGACTGGGTGCTCGGCACGCCGGGCGCCCGGGTCCACAGCTACCGCTTCCGCGATCCGCGCGGACTGTCCGACCACTGCGTCCAGGAGGTGTCCGTGTCGCTCGCCGAACCGGACCCCCGGCCACCGGCCGGCCTCCGGGTCCACCACCACGACGAAGGAACCCACCATGCGCTACCGCTACCTCGGCAAGACCGGCCTGCGGGTCAGTGA
- a CDS encoding carbohydrate ABC transporter permease: MSAADTKAAGPPVPVPPDPQAIGTSSPDDDAPRVQKRKRKKGELLPYFLILPAIVAIAAVYLYPLGKTVVMSFQDMGRRELWSGEPAPWVGFEQFTNILGDSEFWWVTFRTVVFMAICVTLTMGIGLLVALLMRKLTTWVRLVLTACLIAAWSMPLMVAASIFRFMADSDYGLINTLIAKVVGEDWLGHNWYLNPVQGFGIITLLVVWGAIPFVVVTLYAALTQVPQELEEAAALDGASAYGIYKFVTWPVIKPVFVMVTTLSVIWDFNVFGQIWLLRGNKPEPEYETLGLYSYSKAFESTSFSQGTAIALITVLLLSGVAVYYLRQLMKTGEVE, from the coding sequence GTGTCTGCCGCTGATACCAAGGCCGCCGGACCGCCGGTCCCCGTACCACCCGACCCGCAGGCGATCGGCACGTCGTCCCCCGACGACGACGCGCCCCGGGTACAGAAGAGGAAGCGGAAGAAGGGCGAGCTCCTCCCCTACTTCCTGATCCTCCCGGCGATCGTGGCGATCGCCGCCGTCTACCTCTACCCCCTCGGCAAGACCGTCGTCATGTCCTTCCAGGACATGGGCCGCCGCGAACTGTGGTCCGGTGAGCCGGCTCCCTGGGTCGGCTTCGAGCAGTTCACCAACATCCTCGGCGACTCCGAGTTCTGGTGGGTCACCTTCCGCACGGTCGTCTTCATGGCGATCTGCGTGACGCTGACGATGGGCATCGGGCTGTTGGTCGCCCTGCTTATGCGCAAGCTCACCACCTGGGTCCGGCTGGTGCTCACCGCCTGCCTCATCGCCGCCTGGTCGATGCCGCTGATGGTCGCCGCCTCGATCTTCCGCTTCATGGCCGACTCCGACTACGGGCTGATCAACACCCTGATCGCCAAGGTCGTCGGCGAGGACTGGCTCGGACACAACTGGTACCTCAACCCCGTCCAGGGCTTCGGCATCATCACGCTGCTGGTCGTCTGGGGCGCCATCCCGTTCGTCGTCGTCACCCTGTACGCCGCCCTCACCCAGGTCCCCCAGGAACTGGAGGAGGCCGCCGCCCTCGACGGCGCCAGCGCCTACGGCATCTACAAGTTCGTCACCTGGCCGGTCATCAAGCCGGTCTTCGTCATGGTCACCACCCTCTCGGTGATCTGGGACTTCAACGTCTTCGGCCAGATCTGGCTGCTGCGCGGCAACAAGCCCGAGCCGGAGTACGAGACCCTCGGCCTCTACTCCTACTCCAAGGCGTTCGAGTCCACCTCCTTCAGCCAGGGCACCGCCATCGCTCTGATCACGGTGCTGCTGCTGTCCGGCGTGGCCGTGTACTACCTGCGCCAGCTCATGAAGACGGGAGAGGTCGAATGA